Proteins encoded within one genomic window of Thalassophryne amazonica chromosome 23, fThaAma1.1, whole genome shotgun sequence:
- the LOC117504843 gene encoding uncharacterized protein LOC117504843 isoform X2, with protein MMMIKSGQTGNGSSWHPSVEAVIFEHSGILDAAEAAAAEEAADVDSEGEPRTSTSAGPRRRSIKEGEMDRMLLLMQERAEESRAHMEELQKCKEQHPSTARNAFAAYVRDSLNTMSEWSYRKAKDEICRVLTKYENGAEEDRVKQQQKFQQQPPHHHTKPRHTVLPVRGLQPLLS; from the exons atgatgatgataaaatcTGGACAAACTGGCAATGGTTCATCATGGCATCCAAGT GTGGAGGCTGTTATCTTTGAGCACTCAGGCATCTTGGatgctgctgaagctgctgctgCAGAGGAGGCCGCGGACGTAGACTCTGAAGGCGAACCGAGGACTTCCACTTCAGCTGGTCCAAGAAGGCGAAGTATCAAAGAAGGCGAGATGGACCGAATGTTACTGCTAATGCAGGAACGAGCGGAGGAGAGTCGGGCCCACATGGAAGAACTGCAAAAGTGTAAAGAGCAGCACCCCAGCACAGCTAGGAACGCCTTCGCAGCCTATGTCCGGGACTCCTTAAACACCATGTCGGAATGGAGCTACAGAAAAGCAAAGGATGAAATCTGCCGGGTGTTGACAAAGTATGAAAATGGGGCTGAAGAGGATCGGGTCAAGCAACAACAGAAGTTCCAACAGCAGCCACCTCACCACCACACAAAGCCACGACACACTGTCCTGCCTGTCCGAGGACTGCAGCCGCTCCTGTCCTG a
- the LOC117504843 gene encoding uncharacterized protein LOC117504843 isoform X1, translating to MMMIKSGQTGNGSSWHPSVEAVIFEHSGILDAAEAAAAEEAADVDSEGEPRTSTSAGPRRRSIKEGEMDRMLLLMQERAEESRAHMEELQKCKEQHPSTARNAFAAYVRDSLNTMSEWSYRKAKDEICRVLTKYENGAEEDRVKQQQKFQQQPPHHHTKPRHTVLPVRGLQPLLSCLSTNTSEVQQLGDTLKLQWTPADEGMITDQEEEMSHLKEENKRGKGQDAVFNPLNLFYRTGLFTQLCLCY from the exons atgatgatgataaaatcTGGACAAACTGGCAATGGTTCATCATGGCATCCAAGT GTGGAGGCTGTTATCTTTGAGCACTCAGGCATCTTGGatgctgctgaagctgctgctgCAGAGGAGGCCGCGGACGTAGACTCTGAAGGCGAACCGAGGACTTCCACTTCAGCTGGTCCAAGAAGGCGAAGTATCAAAGAAGGCGAGATGGACCGAATGTTACTGCTAATGCAGGAACGAGCGGAGGAGAGTCGGGCCCACATGGAAGAACTGCAAAAGTGTAAAGAGCAGCACCCCAGCACAGCTAGGAACGCCTTCGCAGCCTATGTCCGGGACTCCTTAAACACCATGTCGGAATGGAGCTACAGAAAAGCAAAGGATGAAATCTGCCGGGTGTTGACAAAGTATGAAAATGGGGCTGAAGAGGATCGGGTCAAGCAACAACAGAAGTTCCAACAGCAGCCACCTCACCACCACACAAAGCCACGACACACTGTCCTGCCTGTCCGAGGACTGCAGCCGCTCCTGTCCTG tctttctacaaacacatctgaagtccagcagctgggGGACACGTTGAAACTACAGTggacacctgctgatgaaggaatgatcacagaccaggaagaagaaatgagtcatttaaaagaagagaacaaaagaggtaaagggcaggatgctgtttttaatcctttaaatctcttctacagaacaggtttgttcactcagctttgtttgtgttactga